A part of Nitrososphaerota archaeon genomic DNA contains:
- a CDS encoding MFS transporter, translating to MAKIRMELKKNRWLFIISGFIINLCLGAIYAYSIIAVHLMKLFKNVYGLNVTATEIQLPFIVFLLVFSLTMPAMGKYIEKYGPRKITWLGAIFVSLGWFLASFASSSLSLVFLYGLIGGLGVGIVYNCPIVTSGKWFPDKRGLAVGLTILG from the coding sequence ATGGCAAAAATAAGAATGGAACTAAAGAAAAATAGATGGTTATTTATAATTTCCGGTTTTATTATAAATCTTTGTCTTGGAGCAATATATGCATATAGTATTATAGCAGTACATTTAATGAAGCTTTTTAAAAATGTTTATGGATTAAATGTTACAGCAACTGAAATACAATTACCATTCATTGTTTTTCTTCTCGTTTTTTCTCTTACAATGCCTGCAATGGGAAAATATATTGAAAAATATGGTCCAAGAAAAATAACATGGCTTGGAGCTATTTTTGTTAGTCTTGGATGGTTTTTAGCTTCTTTTGCTAGTTCTTCATTAAGCCTTGTTTTTCTATATGGCTTGATTGGAGGTTTAGGAGTTGGAATTGTATACAATTGTCCTATTGTCACATCTGGAAAATGGTTTCCAGATAAAAGAGGTTTAGCAGTTGGTTTAACTATTCTTGGTT